The sequence GCAGGTGTAGGGACAGGGAGGAGTCCCTCAATCATTAACAAACCCACTGTATCGTGCAATAGCAGGTATTACATGATAAAAATCATCGATCACGATAATGAAAGTTTAAAAGCAAATGCTAGAAAAATAAGTCTTTCTtttcaatttgtttttttaaagcaacaATTTCCAGTTAGGCCTCAACTGGTTCAGAGTTATAGGGGTTTTTTTCAATCTTGCATTTGTTGGAACTGAATAAACCATTTTCTTCTTTGTCAACTGTGTGACTGCTTTATTATCATGAAAAAGTACAAAGTTCAGCATGTTCACCACTCTTCAAATGCAGTTTATGAGCCCTCATTTACTCCAGCTTCACTACATCACCAGAGAACATACCACCATGAGGAACTTCAGcatatttttgctcattttttccGTATTTTATTGTGTCGAAGGACAGAAACAGATCCCAGGTAAATTCTTAACACATTATCCAGAAAATACTGGCTTATCTTTTTGTGAGTCTGTTCATGTTTTGTCCTATGTTTTGTTCCGTAAgtgtatgttattattttttatttttgtccattATTAAATCAATTGCAGCTATGTTCTATTCAGTTTGATAAATGAAGCTTACAAGATTATTATCTgaacaatttatttataatatcacATTCCCACCTAAAGTGTGGCTGTCCATTCTGATAcgagaatttggacacagagATAATCCTTTACAGTTAGTGGGCCAGATCATTTAAAGTTATAATATAAATTAGAATGTTTAATGTCAAGCAAATAAACAATGATTTCCAAATGGCTTTAAACAAATATTAACATGCGTTTATACACCACATTTATAGACAGTGTCAGATTTTACAAACAAAAGTTTATTTTAGTCTAGAGATTAAAAAGGATTAAAAAGAAGGCTTAGGAactgtgtatatacacaaaaaGGAAATTGTCTATCctcatttatttaatcaaatcATTGTTTATACGTATATGTAAGGTTTACTTGTACACAGACTATGTGTCAGtttctataacacactataacacaagcCTTGTTACTGCTGCCATAACCAAAACCAGAGTTTCATGTTCCTTGTAGCCTAGTTAGTTTACAGTCATCATAAAAACTAGGCGTTGGCTGACtgcacatgctttttttttcattgtgacTTGCTGACACAATTCATCAAAGctcttcattttttccccccaaactaAAGAATTCTGTGGCCTGCCAAAAGATGAAGGCATCGACTCCGGCAAAGACGTCCAGGTCTACCTGTACTACAACAAGACTGCAGATAAATGCTTTCCGTTCCGCTACAAGGGAGAAGGTGGAAATCAAAACCGCTTCAATTATGAGTTTTACTGCATGAGGAACTGCTCCATCAATGCCGATGCCCTGTATCCTACAGACAGTGAGTTTCCTTTAGCTTTATCCATTGTTATATACTGCATCATGGTAGTCTGACACCAAATTATAATATTCAGTGTATAATATCTAATGTCTAATGTATTTCCCCTTCCTTTTTACCCCAGGAACTCTAGCTTGCCATTTGCCCAAGGCTCCAGGTGACTGTTATGGTCATTATCTACGATATTACTATGATGCTGCTCATGGAAAGTGCACCACGTTTGCCTGGACAGGCTGTGTGGGCAATGGAAATCGTTTCTTGGATTTAGACCATTGCAATGCCACGTGTTTTGGAATCATATGTGAGTATTTAttagttgttgtgtttgtgtatgtaaatTAAATCAGGGAAAGTGATGAGTAAATGCATTCATGTGTGTCTGATTTGAACAGATAACGAGAACGAGAACGAGAACGAGAACGAGAATGGCGGTGCCAATGATGTGGAATCAGACACACCAATTGGTGAAAACCCCACccctacttcttcttcttttaaatatttaaatatacaccCTCTGATTGGACTGCTCGTTTCCAGAAGTCATTAAAATGATGTTTTTGGTGTTCACAGGCATTATTTTGGGAGCTGTTTTAGGTGTTATTGGAGCTATCATTCTCATAGTTGTGCTTGTTTTGGCATTGAAGAagttagtattttttttattattattattattttcttttcatatatatatgtgtgtgtgtgtgtgtgtgtgtgtgttattttcatATGTGTAATTTTGGATTTGTTCTTCACAGGCCTAGcaagagcaaaaaaaacaaagcaaaggaAACAAAAGTGAAAGAAGAGCCAAACTCTCCTGGACCTGAGATACCCCTTCAGATAGCCGAGAACGCATAAAGACCACCAAGGAACACTCAGCGTCAGCATGAAGACTTCTCATAACTCCATATCAAATCTTGGACATCAGAACAAATCATTTTTACCAGAAGGTTCCATCAAGGGGTCTTTGTTCAGTTTCTCAGCTTACATAAAGTGGTTTCCACACTATTGTGGAATTGCGACTAGTTAGAAACTTTAACGGTTCCACCGGATGGACAGGTCATAGAACCAAGTTCTGTAGTAAACATTATTTTCcctaagagtgtgtgtagtccCTGCTGAGTATTTGGCCAGATTGGATATGTGTTTTGATAATGTAAAGTGAGTTTAAGGACATTCGCATATAAATATGCTGAAGAATTAAGACcatataattattaatgttgttattTTCATGGTGTGTAgattttatgttgtttattgttgacactaaactacactacaaagTAAACAATGTTGTCTCTTGGTAATGACTTAAACTTTGTTTTGTAAAGGGTGCtgatattaaacattttaataaaaaaaaatcccaaattcTGATCCCAATTTTTGTTCAGAAGAAAAGAGTCTACTAAAGAAGgggaaatatttattcattctacACTTTCAAAATTTGTGCACTATTAACTTTTACATCATTATAATAAGGAAATGGTGGCTTAGTGCTTAACAggtttgtggagtttgtttCCTTCCTGTGTGCATTTTCCTTCTGTGATtctggggtttcctccaggtacatCCCAACCAAAATAGTTGTACCCTGTCTccctggaataggctccaggtttCCTGAGACCTGAGACCATGTGTTGAAGGCATGGACAATATAAGCTCTTAGATTTTCAAATGAATTGTAATGACACTATTGCAGTAtacttgaaatgaaaaaatacaaaTCTTTCATTTCTGTGTGAGAGACTGGGGCCTCAATAAGCCTGGAAGAAAAGTTAAAAGAATGTTTAAGAAACTGGAAGGACATTCTCTGAGCTTGTTCCAGCTGCTTGTTAAACTATCCAGGTTCATTTTAGAACAAAAATGGAtctgtttatattaaaatattaactaCGTATTAATTAAAACGCATGAGTAACATTACAATAGTTTTCCCTTTAAAGCGTTTACAGCATATGACCAGCAGGTGTCGCCAGAGTGAAGCGTTTCCACACTGCATCGGTTTATTAAGTGACTGGCTCGACCGGATAAAAGCTAGCTTAATTTTTCTCCAGCTCTGGTTTGCAGAGACTCATCATACATTTACTAGCCAACGTCGTGTTTATGTGTAGACTAACGATAGGAAAGCATTCGGCGGTTTTTACACGCTATCATTAAACTACCATATTTGTCCCGCTTGTGGACTCTGCGACCCTGCTGAACCCGTGACGTCATTAGACGGCGCCTCTTCCCCGTCGGTTCGATACCGCTTTTTGTGGGTCAGTTTATCTTTTATTATGGTGTTGGCGGTGACAAAAGAATCAGACAGTCCGAGTAAGGGAGCTACGTTATTTAGATCTGTTTATGATTTAAAAATTACACCAGCGTTTTAGTCTAATTTGGTGTATTTAGCAGCGGTTGAGCTGAGCTTGTGTTCGGACCTGTAGCCTGTGAGCTAACGCACGCGCTGGCTAGTCCAGTCACCTCCGCTAGCTAACGGTATCTCCTCTGTCTTGGATCAACAAGAGAGTCTGATCTACATTAGAGTGTGGAATATCTAGCTTGGGTtctagttgtttttttttagctcttcTGGTCATGGAGTGTCCTCATCTCAGCTCCACGGTGTGTGTGGCAGTGGATCCCTCCCGCCTCCCCCACGGCTCTCCTTCATCATGGTGCTGCAGTGGTGAGTAACGCAGTGCTGAAGATCTCTCATGATCTCACTGTTTATCAGATAAACTTCTGATCATCTCACACTTTATTAAGATACTGTAAGCTAGCTTGTAAACACTTGACCAAGCTGACCCTGGTCAAAGTCTTCAACCGGCGACCTCACAAAGCTAGTGTACGACTGACtgcaaatatattttaaatataaatatataacttatttgtgtgtgtgtttaacggCTTTTAAATTGTTTACCCAATCTTCTGGAGGAGGTTATTTAGTtaaagtgtgtgaggagtgtgctcTCGTGCTCACCCGCTCCACGTGTTTATCCTGGATGATCTTTTCTCCAAGCATCCacaggtgatgttttttttttagctagccTCTGGTCATTtgccgtgttttttttttttttttttcagtcgtaCTTCTTTTAACTCTCAGAGGTTTCATGGTAGCAGGCCAAGTTTTTATAGATCAGATTtgagaaaagaaacaagaagGAAAGGACTTCCTGAAAGGGAAACGTGTCGCTGTGGCCATGATACTGATATAACAATCCGGATTATTCTTTACTGAGAATTTTAAGGTCACAACCTAAATAAGTTGTAATCATCTtattgtgtttctctctgtcttttcttttggCTAGTTTGCCGGTCAAATAAAAGCCCCTGGGTTTGCCTGACCTGTCTGAGTGTACACTGTGGAAGGTAAGCGTTTACTGTAATCACTAATCGAGTTTTTGGAATGTCTGATTAGCAATTAAAATAATCAGGGTTCAATTAATGTCGATGCTATAGTATGGAATGTTCATCTATGTGCATGTTCATATACTGTAAGGTACGTCAACGGCCATGCTAAAAAGCATTTCGAGGAGGTTCAGTGTCCACCGGCTGGACAGAAGAAAACCGAGAAGCTTCCTCAGCATTCTGTGTGCATGGACTGCAGCAGTTACAGTACCTTCTGGTACGTATAAGCACAAGTCCTGTTCCTGAACCGAACACTGTACGAATATTATTATAGCTTATGATTTTAATACCATACTCCTCCTGTGTGGAATGTATTCAGTTACCGGTGTGATGACTTTGTGGTGAATGACACCAAACTGGGCCAGGTGCAGAGGGTGAGGGAGCACCTTCAGAGTTTGGAGAAGTAAGTACTGGGTGAACACATAATCATTACCTAGCAGGATTTATAGCATATCGATAGCAAAGGATATTAGTTtctagtcaagtcaagaagtttttattgtcatttcaaccacatgtaGCGGACGCAGTACAGGGTGAAATAAGACGACGTTTCTCCGGGACCTTGTTGATACAGAAAacaacataacacagagctaaggacagaaagtagttgtcctagctacataaagtgcaaccagGTGTAAAccaagacaatacaaaacagtacaggacacatgGCTCCggaaaatgtgcaaaatagatGAACCATAAACACGTGGGTTCTTATAACATATATGCCTGTAAACAGCAGCAGTTGATGAGGCGCTTCCTCAGCGATGAGTTAAAAAAGCACTGACTGATCTAACAGTGACATGTTATTACAGTGTCTATAAGAGCGGGTAGATTTATACCTTGTAGAAATTAATGAAATGTGTATTGaagttgtgtttttggattaaATTGTCCTTTACAATACAATGTCCTCTGTGTCAGCTCTGTGATGAATTCTGACCGACAGCGGAAAAGAAAACTCTCGGGGAGTTCCTCTCCTGACCTCCGGACACCAGCCGATGGTGTAAGTGTAAAACTggttgttggattttttttttccactgtagaAACTAAACTCACCTTCCTGACTGAGGTGCAGgtaaattgttttgtttgtcttttttttatgaacTTTGCAGATAATAAAAGGGTAAAGCATCTCTCTGTAAGAAACGATGCACTGTTGTCTGATCCTCATGACGAGAAACGTGGATTTTACGCATTCTCTAATAAAACTGCTTTCTAGGGAACAGCACTttcctaaaatataaaatgctcTGTGTGATTTTAGGTGTGTCTCTGTAAAGCATTTGTTAATCATTAGTAGCTTCGCTCTGATGTGTAAACACTATGCAAACTAACCTAGCCATATAACGTTTTTATTATACCCATCTCATTTCAGGAAGGAACTCCTGCTCGGACCGCCACTGGCCTCCGCAACCTGGGCAACACATGCTTCATGAACGCCATCCTCCAGTCTCTTAGGTATGGATTTCTCTGGAATCCGTGGTGATATAGGGCTAGCGTGGTTTGCCGCACTGGAGCTGGAATGCGGCCCAGGCCTTTGTGGTGCCGTGTAGAAGGAAAGCAGGGACTCTGTCCAGTCAGCTGGCGCTAATGGATGCCAAGAACACTCTGCTGACTGCTCACACCAGCTGACTTGTCTGTTAAACCACAACCAGTGTTATAAGCTACAGGAGTCATTAAGCTCATATGATCAAGTAAAAGGCCACAACCTGAAAGATGTCACAACGACGGAGTTTTAAAAACGTGTTTTTCGTATAGTTTGCTGTGAGGAACACATTGTAGtaatttttatttctacttCATAGAAAACTCTTCTAAAAGCTTTAACTTTAAATGAGAGTGAACAGACAGtggttttaatttaaatgcGTTTCCAAACAGAACTCCTGACCACTGTGTCTATGCTTCTGAGACCTCCTTCTACACTGCGTTTGGTCCGAGTGTCTGGTGTCCATGTCCTGACACCACAGACGTTTGTGCCTTAATTACAGctgctgtaattttttttgtttatccaTTTAGTTCAAGTAGGTTGCCGTTACTTCTTAAAAACAGACCATCAGCCCTTACACTCGGCTAATAGCACATGGCTACtgttattaaatatattcaaatGTTTGTGCTTACACTTTATCTGGGTAGCATTAAAAAGACAGTTTTCTgtgtggggagagagagtgagttctTGAGTAATCTTATAAAGCCTTGTTATTTCGTTCTTTTGTTTGAAGCACACCAGCGGCCTTGGAGTACATCCACCCTTAATTTGTGGCTTAACACAACTGATAAATGTACTAGATATCTGCtaacaatgaaaataaaaacttcCAGCTCAGACAAACAATAGATTTAACACTACGATGCAATTAAGCAGTATaaagctctggataaggatgtctcccaaatgctgtaaataaacCTGAATACAACTATACAGAGAAATCTTTTAAACAATACCAGAAGCACTGATCTCTTTTCCCGACACGGTCCACATTAACAGCTTTTAGTCCATCGGTTAttgaaaatttattttttggaggTTATGATTGCTATGGAAAGGGGACAAAATGAATCAGTTTTATTAACAGAGGGTATAAACAAGTTCATTTATGAATGCCTTTTCAGACCTAAATGTGTTaccatttaaataatttttctcAGTTTGCTGTACAAGTTGAACCCCTTGTTGAATGTCTTTTGTGCTTTAAAGTACTTTATATCTCTTTACAGTAACATTCCCGAGTTTAGTTGCTACTTTAAAGACATGCCGGCAGTAGCATTACGGAGCGGAAAGACTGCAGGAAGGAGAATGTACCACACCCGAAGCCAGGGGGACAGCAGTGTGTAAGGTCCATTTCACTAGATGGGCAGTAGGGCTGGGCAGTAATGGGTTTCCTATTGTCTGTAGAAACCATGAAGGGTTTGTTTTAgttggttttaatgttaaaatgATCGTTTGTTAGTGAATTATTTTGCAAGTGGTGCATCTTACAgggcattattttattttatgccaGAACTGAGCTTTATAAGACGTCACTGCAGAATAAGGTCCTGTCTAAATTGCTGgttaatttttgtttatttattaaatggtAAATGTTAGTCCTGGACAAATTTTTCATTAAGGGGACACCCAGCAATTATAGGTCCTTCtgcaagtgttttatttatttaattaatttttaaatacattttagagTAATATTCTTGGGATTATGGCTCAGGATTCTGTGACTGTAAGCTAAACTGCCATAAAtattttcctctgtgtgtgttttaggtccCTGGTAGAGGAGCTCAGGAAAACCCTTTGTTCCCTTTGGCAGGGAAGTCAGACTGCCTTTAGCCCAGATGCTCTGTTCTATGTCATCTGGAAAATAATGCCAAGTTTCAGGTAATGTGACTCTTCTTCGAAGTACATGACCTGCACTACTTTAGGCTCCTTTGTCTGCCTCTGTGACTGTAGGAGTTACGCTATAGTGCGGCGCCATTTCTCAGACTCCTTTTTGGCTGAGCTGCTTCTGTGGTTCTGCCTTCCGAGGACTGAGAAATAAAAGCTGCCTTTCCTTCCCTTGTTCTAATCGTAAATGTAATCAGAGTTTTCCAACTGTTATATCTGACAAAGATTGCAGAATACAATAAGTTACCTTCAGTATAAAGGAGCTTCAATTTATAGAAAAAAGAGCAACCACTGTCCTGTTTTAGGCTCATTTCAGCCAGGGATAAAACACTCTAATGTACTAAACTAGTCAAAGTATTTTCTGAATTTTGCTCCACTGCTTTAATAATTTAACAATGCTAGTCAGTTTTATTCCTGAGGAGTGAAATAGGAAATTGCTAGCAAACTGAAGCTCAGATTTATTTTTGAGAAGCTAAGTGAAGACTCCAGAGCAATATAGCTAGTTGTAGATGTTTATTTTAACACAGAACTATCTAACTATCATTGAGACAAAAATGCAAGTGCTGTGATATATACTCAGCATGCGCTTTACTGTGAATCATATACTAATACTGGGTAAGGCTTCTGTTTGTTCTCAAAACAAGCCTCAGATCTTTTTAAAGAAGGATAAATTGTATTAAGTGTgcaaagaaaacattccccatcACATTACACCTCCTCTACCGGTCTGGACGCTAGGCAGGTGGAGTCCACTCATGGTGCCAGATTCTGacaattcatcagaccaggctagaTTGTTTCAGTTCACAACTGCCCAGTTTTGGTGTGTCGcctgtgcccactgcagcctcgGCTTTGGCTGACTGTTTGCTGACAGAAGTAGGCACGATGTGATGTGCATTCTTTTCACCTTGACACAATAGTACAGAATGGATATGAGTTACTCTAACATTTCCGTCGACCACCCTGCATAGAAGCGATAAATCTACAAGATGTTTCCATCCAAAGAACTGGCACccgctggattttttttttctttattgcaccattttGAGTAAACACTaaactgtgttctgtgtggcaATCCCACGAGATCATCAGATGTAGAAATACTCGAACCAACCCGCCTGCCACTAATAATCCTCCCACAATCACtcagatcacattttccccctttctgatggttgatgtgaatattacctgaagctgctggctgtatctgcatgatgtccactgctgccacatgattggttgattagatGATTGCAGGTGTAAACATTTTCCTGATGTGTTTAAGTCTATAAGGCTAGTTATGTATAATTCACTGCAATAAGAGGGAAGTCGTTTTTATggggtttcatttttttttttttttttttccttcctagACCAGTCTCAACTGTACTCTCTTTGTGTTGTGGTTCATGATTCCTGCAGGGGATATCAGCAGCAGGATGCCCATGAGTTCCTGCGGTACCTTCTGGATCATCTCCACAGAGAGCTGCAGGGCAGTAAGAACGGGTTGCCTGGGTCTAGTGTGCTCCCAGACAGCCAGAACATTAACTCAGGAAGCAAGTGCAGcatgtaagacacacacacacacacacacacacacacacacacacacacacacactgcacaccaccagcagcatcaccaccatcttGGTGATTTTTAATTTTCAAGAAATGATTAATAGTACATAATCCCAGGTTATACTGTCTTGACACTAAATATGCCACAAATCATTAAACTTTAAGCTAAGCTACATGATCTCATGCTTTATCACATTTTGAATTACTGTAAATTCTGCACATCAACATGTTAGCAGCGAGCCAGATAGCTAATATGGGCTGACGAGTAGTCACAtgaccttattattattattattttttttttagacatgtttttgttaaagcatgagtaaaaacaaaagtgtgtggAAAAATTGTCTTTCAGATGATTAGCATATTTTCCAGCACATGCTATGTTCCTATTCAAATGTACAAATATatcacatattaaaaaaatacaggcTCAGCTAAAGTGCTGATGTTCTAGCAGTAATTATGGACAGCATATCAGTTTGTTCCTGCATACTAACAGCAATGCTAATActgcacagaacacacacacacacaatgctgttCTGACAAATCCTAGGACTGGAAGTGGAGCCACCCATTTTGTGATGCCATTATCAGTCATGTGTTAGATATACTGAACAAATAAAGCATGCTCGGCAGCGGTATCAGTGGGTTTGGGGATCGTATTGCCAGAGTGGTACTTTGTTATGGCGTGGTCATTGATTTGTGTGAAGCGATATGGCAGCGTAATCCTGTTTCACACAAGAGGATGAAGGATTTGCACTAGACATGTCTTATGCAATGTCCGTTCTGGGAAAGTGTTCCTGTGATGTATTCTCTAGTTTGAATTTATATTGTGCTCTAACACTTAAAtttagtgtatagtatatacatttagTTGAAGATGTACCTGAGCTTGCTTACTTTCCTTCTGTTTCAGAAACGGGACTCCAACTATGGTCACTGATGTATTTGGTGGTGTCCTGCACAGTGAAGTGAACTGCTTGATATGTGGCACAGAGTCGAAGAAATTTGACCCATTTTTAGGCGAGTTGTTTTTTCTCTGGCATTTTCCATCAGAAGTTTTAAAGTGCTGTTGTTGAataatgtttttctcttttagaCCTCTCCTTGGACATTCCCAGCCAGTTCAGAGTAAAAAGGACAAAGGACCAGGAACCAGGGCCAACCTGCACTTTGGGTGGTAAGGAGATATTCTGTtcattgtggtgtttttttttttttgtttctttgtgtgttcagtcttgaatatacatttatatatacatacactatattgccaaaagtattcgctcacccatccaaataatcagaa comes from Hemibagrus wyckioides isolate EC202008001 linkage group LG14, SWU_Hwy_1.0, whole genome shotgun sequence and encodes:
- the si:dkeyp-73b11.8 gene encoding BPTI/Kunitz domain-containing protein; translated protein: MRNFSIFLLIFSVFYCVEGQKQIPEFCGLPKDEGIDSGKDVQVYLYYNKTADKCFPFRYKGEGGNQNRFNYEFYCMRNCSINADALYPTDRTLACHLPKAPGDCYGHYLRYYYDAAHGKCTTFAWTGCVGNGNRFLDLDHCNATCFGIIYNENENENENENGGANDVESDTPIGIILGAVLGVIGAIILIVVLVLALKKPSKSKKNKAKETKVKEEPNSPGPEIPLQIAENA
- the usp3 gene encoding ubiquitin carboxyl-terminal hydrolase 3 encodes the protein MECPHLSSTVCVAVDPSRLPHGSPSSWCCSVCRSNKSPWVCLTCLSVHCGRYVNGHAKKHFEEVQCPPAGQKKTEKLPQHSVCMDCSSYSTFCYRCDDFVVNDTKLGQVQRVREHLQSLENSVMNSDRQRKRKLSGSSSPDLRTPADGEGTPARTATGLRNLGNTCFMNAILQSLSNIPEFSCYFKDMPAVALRSGKTAGRRMYHTRSQGDSSVSLVEELRKTLCSLWQGSQTAFSPDALFYVIWKIMPSFRGYQQQDAHEFLRYLLDHLHRELQGSKNGLPGSSVLPDSQNINSGSKCSINGTPTMVTDVFGGVLHSEVNCLICGTESKKFDPFLDLSLDIPSQFRVKRTKDQEPGPTCTLGDCLSSFTDLEELDETELYMCHKCKKRQKSTKKFWIQNLPKVLCLHLKRFHWTAFLRNKVDTYVEFPLRGLDLKCYLLESENSLPESCLYDLSAVVVHHGSGVGSGHYTAYGLHEGLWYHFNDSTVTVVSEETVAKAKAYILFYTERTEEDNPGSVTEPKF